One stretch of Methanobacterium aggregans DNA includes these proteins:
- a CDS encoding AIM24 family protein — MINHKLVGNAMQMLVTELSPGDEVYGVAGKFLWKTDNVDMETRFSSGKKEEKKGFLDQAIGTAIDMGKRKLAGESLAFVYFTPQGSEGLVSFAQMIPGEIKHIELDGSKDIFVQSEGLLTAESTVDFDVALTKKLGAGVFGGEGFILERFSDRGSLFLGACGNLIELNPADYGGTIQIDTGCLVAFEDTIDYDIEMIGGLSEKGLKNIIFGGEGIFFATLRGNGKVWIQSMNLTSLSRTIVSKAGQPAAQDRTDLGGLLSGF, encoded by the coding sequence ATGATAAATCATAAACTCGTTGGAAATGCAATGCAGATGCTTGTAACAGAACTTTCACCTGGAGACGAGGTTTACGGGGTGGCTGGAAAGTTCCTCTGGAAAACTGACAATGTTGACATGGAAACAAGGTTCAGCTCAGGTAAAAAAGAGGAAAAAAAGGGTTTCCTTGACCAGGCAATAGGAACAGCCATAGACATGGGTAAAAGAAAACTTGCAGGTGAAAGCCTGGCCTTCGTGTACTTCACACCCCAGGGAAGTGAGGGACTTGTTTCATTTGCACAGATGATACCTGGTGAAATAAAACATATAGAACTGGACGGCTCCAAGGACATATTCGTCCAGTCAGAGGGACTTCTCACAGCAGAAAGCACAGTTGACTTCGATGTAGCCCTGACAAAAAAGCTGGGAGCAGGAGTCTTTGGTGGAGAGGGATTCATACTTGAAAGGTTCAGTGACAGGGGAAGCCTGTTTTTAGGAGCCTGCGGAAACCTCATAGAACTCAACCCTGCAGATTACGGTGGCACCATACAGATAGACACAGGATGCCTGGTTGCGTTTGAGGACACCATAGACTACGATATAGAGATGATAGGTGGGCTCAGCGAGAAGGGTCTTAAAAACATCATCTTCGGTGGAGAGGGTATATTCTTTGCAACCCTGCGTGGAAACGGTAAGGTCTGGATCCAGTCCATGAACCTAACTTCACTCTCAAGAACCATTGTGTCCAAGGCAGGTCAGCCAGCAGCACAGGACAGAACTGACTTAGGCGGACTTTTAAGCGGATTTTAA
- a CDS encoding KH domain-containing protein, translated as MVLPVCDVCLKSGMLCQGCENKLKKGEITQLDLDIAKILFRVGEGKIGFKKTIEIGDIVIIVTDKDQVGKLIGKSGKIVREISRTVGKKIRVVGENSDFKEVARDILAPARISGINIVYGTDGNEKYKIRIVREDSRKIPGRLDVLNDVIKQLTDEETVLVVDRDDF; from the coding sequence ATGGTATTGCCAGTATGCGATGTCTGTTTAAAAAGTGGAATGTTATGTCAGGGGTGTGAGAACAAGCTGAAGAAGGGTGAAATAACCCAGCTTGACTTGGACATTGCAAAGATACTCTTCAGAGTCGGTGAGGGAAAGATAGGCTTTAAGAAAACCATCGAAATTGGAGATATTGTTATAATCGTCACAGATAAGGATCAGGTTGGAAAACTCATAGGAAAGAGTGGAAAGATCGTAAGGGAAATTTCAAGGACGGTTGGCAAGAAAATAAGGGTTGTGGGGGAAAATTCAGACTTCAAAGAAGTTGCAAGGGACATACTCGCACCTGCAAGAATATCTGGAATAAACATAGTCTACGGTACCGACGGAAACGAGAAGTACAAAATAAGGATTGTTAGGGAAGACTCCAGAAAGATTCCAGGAAGACTTGACGTTCTAAACGACGTAATAAAACAGTTAACGGATGAAGAAACTGTTCTCGTCGTAGATAGGGATGATTTCTAA
- the coaBC gene encoding bifunctional phosphopantothenoylcysteine decarboxylase/phosphopantothenate--cysteine ligase CoaBC, translating to MEIVLCVTGSIAAIEAVKLARELKRQGVTVKCFMSDDACNLIHPNAMEFATGQKVVLDLTGEIEHVKYAQTDLVLVAPATANVISKFAYKLADNPINTLLITALGHETPIVFVPSMHDSMYRAVEGNIQKLKDEGTIFLEPKLEEGKAKFPDVHDITLQALRELYMNSAEGQKFNLKGKKVLVSAGSTYEAIDKVRGITNRSSGKMGVEVAKEAFRRGAEVTMLCGNMETRVPKLFHVVEAESTEKMQEELQKLIPENNVFVSAAAVSDFTVDSQGQDKISSDDDLTLKLKRAPKIISSVKDINPEIYLVGFKAEYRVSDEELVESARRRMKESHADLMVANDVAVEGAGFGSDQNEVIILDGDLWTVPLTSKAEIAERILDKIIERL from the coding sequence ATGGAAATTGTGCTATGTGTTACAGGGAGTATAGCTGCAATAGAAGCTGTTAAACTTGCAAGGGAACTGAAGAGGCAGGGAGTAACTGTTAAATGCTTTATGAGTGATGATGCCTGCAACCTCATCCACCCCAATGCAATGGAATTTGCAACGGGTCAGAAGGTAGTTTTAGACCTTACAGGGGAAATAGAGCATGTTAAATACGCTCAGACAGACCTTGTGCTGGTGGCCCCGGCCACAGCCAATGTTATAAGCAAGTTCGCATATAAACTGGCAGATAATCCCATAAACACGCTTCTTATAACTGCTTTAGGGCATGAAACCCCAATAGTTTTTGTTCCATCCATGCACGACTCCATGTACAGGGCAGTTGAAGGTAACATCCAGAAACTCAAGGATGAAGGAACCATATTCCTTGAACCCAAACTGGAAGAGGGAAAGGCCAAGTTCCCTGACGTCCATGATATAACCCTTCAAGCCCTCAGAGAACTTTACATGAACTCAGCTGAAGGTCAAAAATTCAATCTCAAGGGAAAAAAGGTTCTTGTAAGTGCAGGTTCAACCTACGAAGCAATAGACAAGGTTCGTGGAATAACCAACCGCAGTTCAGGTAAGATGGGAGTTGAAGTTGCAAAAGAAGCCTTCAGAAGGGGTGCAGAGGTTACAATGCTCTGCGGAAATATGGAAACACGCGTTCCAAAACTCTTCCATGTGGTGGAAGCTGAATCCACGGAGAAAATGCAGGAAGAGCTTCAAAAACTTATCCCTGAAAATAATGTCTTTGTGTCGGCTGCAGCAGTTTCAGACTTCACAGTGGATTCTCAAGGCCAGGATAAAATCTCATCAGATGATGATCTAACACTCAAACTCAAACGTGCACCTAAAATAATAAGCTCTGTAAAGGACATCAACCCAGAAATATACCTTGTGGGCTTCAAGGCGGAGTACAGAGTTTCAGATGAGGAACTGGTAGAATCTGCACGCAGAAGAATGAAAGAATCCCATGCAGACCTCATGGTTGCAAACGATGTTGCAGTGGAGGGTGCAGGATTTGGATCTGACCAGAACGAGGTTATAATCCTTGACGGAGATCTCTGGACAGTTCCATTAACCTCAAAAGCTGAAATTGCTGAGAGGATACTGGACAAGATCATTGAGAGGCTTTAA